Below is a genomic region from Fusobacterium canifelinum.
ATAAAGATGGTATGCCTAATGGTATTTTAAGAGAACAAAGTACAAAAGTATTTGATGATATTTTACCTGATCCTTTAAAAGATATTGAAGTACAAAAAAAAATAATGCAAGATGTTTTAAATGATATGTCTAGTAAAGGAATTACAACAATTCATACTTATGCAGCAAAAATATGGCAATATAATGAAGATATAAGTATTTATAAAAATTTCGAAAAAGAGGAAAAATTACCTCTTAGAGTAACAGTTTGTATAGATGAATTATTTGAACCAGAAATTTTAACTGAAGAAAAATTAAATAATCCTTATAGAAAAGTTCAACTAGGAGCATATAAAATATTTTCAGATGGCTCAATGGGTTCAAGATCAGCTGCACTAAAAGCCCCATATAGTGATGATCCAAAAAATAGTGGTTTTATGTTATTTACACAAGAAGAATTAAATAATAAAATACTAACAGGTTATGAACATGGCTTACAGCCAGCAATACATGCAATTGGAGATAGAGCATTAGATATGACTTTAGCTGCTATTGAATATACATTAAAAATAACAAAAGAAAAAGGTATGACTGATGAAGAACAAAAGAAAAGATTACCTTTTAGAATAATACATGTTCAAATGATAGATGACGACCTATTAGAAAGAATGAAAAAACTACCTTTAGTTTTAGATATACAACCTATATTTTTATGTACGGATTTACACTGGATAGAAGATAGAATAGGAAAAGAAAGATTAAAAGGCTCATTTGCTTTAAAAACTATGGAAAAATCAGGTTTAATACAAACTGGTGGTTCTGATTGCCCAGTTGAAACTTATGAACCTTTAAAAGGTATATATGCAGCTGTTACTAGACAAGATATGGAAGGATATCCAATAGAAGGATTTTTACCAGAAGAAAGATTAAGCGTATATGAAGCATTATGCATGTATACTAAAAATGTTCATTATGCAACTGGTCAAGAAAGTGTATTGGGAACATTAGAAATTGGAAAATTTGCTGATTTAACAGTATTAGAGAAGAACTTATTTAAAATTGATGAAAAAGAAATAAAAGATGTAAAAGTTGAGCAAACTTATGTAGCTGGAAATTGTGTTTTTATGATAAAATAGAGATAGAAACTTTTCTGGAGGAATAAAATGTATGCAGATATAATCATAAAAAATGCAAAATGTATAACTGTAAATAATAAAAAAGTCTTTGAATGGTTAGCTATAAAAGATGAAAAAATAATTGCTATTGACAATGGCGAAAAATATAATTCTCTTATAAGTAAAACTACAATTATTTTAGATGCAAAAGGAAAAAGTGTTTTACCAGGATTTATAGATAGTCATTTTCACCTTGTACAAACTGCAATGAATGAAGAAGGAGTAAACCTTCATAATGTTAGTACATTTGAAGAAATAGGAAAAAAAATTAAAAAAGCTAATTCAAAATCAAAAGAAAGCATTTTTGGAGTTAGACTAGAAAAAGAAAATCTGCAAGAAAAAAAATTCCCAGATAGAAAAGTTTTAGATAAATTTTCAGATGATACTCCAATTTGGATAAATAATTTAGATTACCAAGTTAGTATTTTAAATACCTATGGACTTTTATATTATAAAATTCCTTTTCGTATAGATGGAATAGAATTGGATGAAAAAGGAGCTCCAACAGGCATATTTAGAGGAAAAGCAAACGCAACTTTGAGGACAAATATATTAAATAGTTATTCAAATAAAAATAGAGAAGAAAATATTAGAAAACTCATACCAAAACTACTTAAAGTAGGCCTAACAACTGTAAATGCCATGGAAGGTGGCTATATGTATAGTGATAAAGATGCAAACTTTATATATGAACATATAGCTGACTTTCCAATAGATATTGTTTTATTTTATCAATGTCTTGATTTAGACAAGGTAAGAGAAAAAAAATTGAAAAGAATAGGAGGGAGCCTTTATATAGATGGTACAATGGGTGCTAGAACGGCTGCACTAACTTTTGAATATAATGATAAACCAGGAGAAATGGGACGATTAATTTTTTCACAAAAAGAACTTAATGTATTTGTAGAAGAATGTTATATAAATAAATTACAACTTTCTTTATATACTATTGGTGATAGAGCTATAGAAATCGCTTTAAATGCCCATGAATATGCATTAGAAAAGACAGGAATCAAAGGTTTAAGACATCGGATGGAACATGTTGAACTGGCTAGTCTTTCACAAATAAAAAGAGCCAAAAACTTAGGAATAATATTTTCTATGAATCCAACTTATGAAAGATATTGGGGTGGTCCAAATAAAATGTATTCTGAAAGATTAGGTAAAAGATATGTGGAAACAAATAAATTTCGAGAAATTATAGATAGTGGTCTAACTTTATGTGGTGGTTCTGATAGTGATGTCTGCGACTATAATCCCTTTGTGGGAATTCATTCAGCTGTCAATCATCCTGTTAAAAAACATAGAATAAGTTTGTATGAAGCCATAAAAATGTATACTATAAATGGAGCTTATGCAATTTTTGAAGAAAATAATAAAGGAAGTTTAGAGATTGGGAAATTAGCTGATATCATAATTTTGGATACAGATATTTTTGAAATTAACACAGAAAGTATTGATAAAGTAAAAGTTCTATGTACAATAAAATCTGGAAAAATTCTTTATAATACAATCTAATAGGAGTTCATATGTTAGATATAAAATTTCTTGGAAAAGTAATAATAGAGTATGATGGAATAGATATAACAGATAAATTTTCTGCTAAAACAAAAGCACTTTTAAGTTTATTAATACTGAATAAGGACAAATCTCTAAATAGAGAAAAAATCATTTCGTATCTTTGGCCAGATAGCTCTGAAGATTCTGGGAGATTTAATCTTCGTTTTAATCTATGGCAACTTAGAAATATAATAGGTTTAGATGAAAATGGTAATAAATTTTTACATACTGGAAGAAGTCATTGTAGTATAAATGCAAACTACAGGTATAACTGTGACATTATAGATATAAAAACATTTAATTTAAAAGAAAATGTGACTATTAAAAAATTAGAAGAATTAAGAAAAAAATTTAATGGTGAATTTTTTGAAGGTTTTTATTTTAAAAACTGTAATGATTTTAATGAAAGTATAATTCTAGAAAGAAGCTATTTTGAAGAACAGAAAATAAAAATTTTATTAAAATTAGTTTCTTTATATGAAATAGAGAAAAACTATGAAAAATGTAATGAAATTCTAAAAGAATTAATAAATATAGAACCTTATGATGAAGAAATTGCATTAAGAATTTTAGAAATCTATGAAAAAAATGGAAAAAGAAGTTCAGCAATATTGTTCTATGAAGACTTTAAGAAAAAATTTATGACATTTCTAGGAATACAACCATCTGAAGAATTAGAAAAAAAGTATTTAGAGATAAAATCAAAAGATATTTCAAAAGAAAAAATTGATAATAAAAATAAGTTAACATTTAAAAATAAAAATGAACTACTATTAGAAACTCATTGTGTTGGAGAAATTGAATACTATTGGACAAATAATCTTTTAGATAAAATTCTAGAAAATATAAATATCAGTAACTATCTAAATGAGAAAGAAATAAAAGACTTAGGCTATATAAATATCAAGCTTTTTACTGATACATTGTTAATGGTTCCTCCCAAGGTTAGAATTATAAATATTCTATTAAAACTATTAGAAAAATTATCGGATGAGTATAATTTAATAATTAAAATTATCCATATAGAAAAAATAGATTATATTTCTAAAATATTTTTAGAAGAAATAAAAAGAAGAGACTTTATTACAATCAAAGAATAAGCTAGAAATTTTAGTTTATTCTTTTTTTATTTCAATAATTTATTTTTATTTATAAATTAAATTATTCTTAAAATTATCACTAAAATAGTATATAATATACAAGGAAATTTTTATAATTAAGGGGAATGAGAAATGTTAGACTTAGAAAATATTATTGTTATAGGTATTTCTCATGAGAATTTATCTTTACTTGAAAGAGAAGATTTTATGAGAACAAGACCAAAATATATTATTGAAAAACTATATAAAGATAAAAAAATAAATGCCTATATAAATTTATCAACTTGTCTTAGAACAGAATTCTATATTGAATTAAATTCAAACATAAATACAGATGAAATTAAAAAACTATTTTCAGTAGATATGGTTGTAAAAAGTGGAATGAAAGCTATTGAGTATTTATTTAAAGTGAGTTGTGGATTTTACTCAGTGATAAAAGGTGAGGATCAAATCTTAGCCCAAGTTAAAGGAGCTCATGCTGAAGCACTTGAAAATGAACATAGCTCAAAATTTCTAAATATTATTTTCAATAAAGCAATAGAATTAGGTAAGAAATTTAGAACAAAATCTAGGATAGCTCATAATGCACTATCATTGGAAGCAATATCTTTAAAATTTATAAAATCTAAATTTCCTAACATAGAAGATAAAAATATTTTTATTTTAGGTATTGGAGAACTTGCACAAGATATTTTAACTTTACTAACAAAAGAACAGCTAAAAAATATCTATATAACAAATAGAACTTATCACAAAGCAGAACAGATTAAAAAGAAATTTGATATTATAAATATAGTTGACTATAAAGAAAAATATAAAGAAATGATAGAAGCTGATGTAATCATATCTGCTACTTCAGCTCCACATATAGTTGTTGAATATGATAAATTTAGACCAAAAATGAAAGAAGATAAAGACTATCTTTTTATTGATTTAGCAGTTCCAAGAGATGTTGATGAAAGACTTGCTAATTTTAAAAACATAGAAATTCAGAATTTAGATGATATTTGGGAAGTTTATAATCAAAATTCAATAAACAGAGATAAACTTTTAGAAGATTATTCATACTTAATCGATGAGCAAATGGAAAAATTAATAAAGTCACTAAATTATTATAAAGAAGAAAAAACAGATATATTTTTTCAAAATACAGCACAATAGTATAGAAAGGAATAAAGATGAAAAAAAATATTATAATTGGTAGTAGAGGAAGTATATTAGCTCTTGCTCAAGCCAATCTTGTAAAAAATAAATTAGAGAAAAATTATCCTAATTTAAGTTTTGAAATAAAAGAAATAGTAACAAGTGGAGATAAAGATTTAAAATCAAATTGGGAAAATAGTGATGTTTCTTTAAAAAGTTTTTTTACTAAGGAAATAGAGCAAGAATTATTAGATGGTGATATAGATATTGCAGTTCATTCTATGAAAGATATGCCTGCTATATCACCTAAGGGCTTAATTTGTGGAGCTATTCCAGATAGAGAAGACCCCAGAGATGTATTAGTTTCAAAAAATGGTTTTTTAGTAACTTTACCTCAAGGAGCTAAAATTGGAACAAGTTCACTAAGAAGAGCAATGAATTTGAAAGCAGTAAGACCTGATTTTGAGATAAAACATTTAAGAGGAAATATTCATACAAGACTTAAAAAGTTAGAAACAGAAGATTATGATGCAATAGTTTTAGCTGCTGCTGGACTTAAGAGAACAGGATTTGCAGATAAAATTACAGAGTATCTAAATGGAGAAGTATTTCCACCTGCACCTGCACAAGGTGTTTTATACATTCAATGTAGAGAAAATGATGAAGAAATAAAAGAAATTTTAAAATCTATCCATAATGAAGCTGTTGCAAAGATTATTGAGATAGAAAGAGAATTTTCTAAAATTTTTGATGGAGGTTGTCACACTCCTATGGGATGTTATTCTCAAATAAATGGAGATAAAATAAAATTTACTGCTGTCTATTCGGATGAAGGAAAACAAATAAAAGTTGTTGTGGAAGATGATTTAGCAAAAGGAAAAGAAATTGCATATATGGCAGCTGAGGTAATTAAGGAGAAAATAAATAAAGAAAATATTCAATAATGGAGCTTTTATGAAAAAAATAATAAGATGTGATTGGGCAAATAAAAGTGAATTGGAACAAAAATATCATGATGAAGAGTGGGGTATTCCTGTTCATGATGATAAAAAACTTTTTAAAATGTTAATTTTAGAGGGAAAACAAGCTGGTTTAAGTTGGACTACTGTTCTTTCTAAAATGGAGACTTTATGTAAAGCATTTGATGATTTTGATCCTAAGATTATTGTCAAATATGATGATAAAAAAATAGAAGATCTTTTAAAAAATGAGGGAGTAATAAGAAATAAATTAAAGATAAATGCTGTTATTACTAATGCTAAGGAATATTTTAAACTTTGTGAAGAGTTTGGTTCATTAGATAAATATTTATGGGCTTATGTAGATAATAAACCTATAAAAAATTCTTGGACTAAGATTGAAGAAGTCCCAGCTAAAACAGAGTTATCAGATAAAATAAGTAAAGATTTAAAAAAGAGAGGTTTTAAATTTGTGGGAAGTACCATAATCTATGCTTTTATGCAAGCAGTGGGAATGGTAAATGACCATTTAGTAACTTGTTCTTTTTATAATAAATCAGAGGAGAAAAAATGAAAAAAGGAAAAGCATATATAATTGGAGCAGGACCAGGGGATTTTGAGCTATTAACATTGAAAGCTAAAAGAATTATTGAGAATGCAGATTGTATTGTATATGATAGATTAATTAGTGAAGATATATTAAAACTTGCTAAAAAAGATGCAGAACTTATATATCTTGGAAAAGGAAATACTGAGGGAGGTTTAATTCAAGATGAAATAAATCAAACTCTTGTAAATAAATGTCTTGAAGGAAAAAATGTTGCTAGAGTAAAAGGTGGAGATCCTTTTGTCTTTGGTAGAGGTGGAGAAGAAATTGAAGCCTTATTCAAAAATAAAATAGAATTTGAAGTTGTACCAGGGATAACTTCTTCTATATCTGTACCAGCCTATGCAGGAATACCTGTAACACATAGAGGACTTGCAAGATCTTTTCATATTTTTACAGGGCATACTATGGAAAATGGAAAGTGGCATAATTTTGAAAATATTGCAAAATTAGAGGGAACATTAGTTTTTTTAATGGGAGTTAAAAATTTAGATTTAATAGTTAATGATTTAATTAAACATGGTAAGAATAGTAAAACTCCTGTTGCCATTATAGAAAAGGGTGCAACTAAAAATCAAAGAGTGACAGTTGGAAACTTAGAAAATATTTTAGAGCTTGTTGAAAAAAATAAAATAACTCCTCCTGCAATAACTATAATTGGAGAAGTAGTTAATTTAAGAGAAACTTTTAAATGGTTTGAAAGTGAAAAACTTGCTAAAAAAATCTTGGTAACAAGAGATAAAAAACAAGCTGTTGAAATGTCTGAAAATATTTCTAAAAGAGGAGGAATTCCTGTTGAATTACCTTTTATAGAAATAGAAAATTTAAAGATTGATTTAAAAGATTTAGAAAAGTATAAGGCTATTCTATTTAATTCACCTAATGGAGTAAAAGCATTCTTTGAAAATATAAAAGATATAAGATGTTTAGCAAATATTAAAATTGGAGCTGTTGGGATTAAAACTAAGGAAATTTTAGAAAAATATAAAATAGTTCCAGATTTTGTCCCTGATGAATATTTAGTGGATAGACTAGCAGAAGATGTAGTTAAATATACAGATGAAAATGATAATATTTTAATAGTTACTTCTGATATTTCTCCTTGTGATACTGATAAATATATTTCTTTATATAAAAGAAATTATGAAAAAGTTGTAGCTTATAATACAAAAAAATTAAAAGTTAATAGAGAGAAAGTTCTTGAAACCTTAAAAGATGTAGACATTATAACTTTTTTAAGTTCATCAACAGTAGAAGCTTTTTATGAAAGTTTAGATGGAGATTTCTTTATTTTAGGAGATAAGAAGATTGCCTCTATTGGTCCTATGACAAGTGAAACTATAAGAAGATTAGGAATGAAAGTAGATTATGAGGCTGAAAAATATACAGCTAATGGTGTACTTGATGTGATATTTGGAGTATAGCTTATGTTTAAAAGTTTAAACCCTAGAAGTGCAGAAATAATTGAACAAAGTTCTGCACTATATAATTTAAAATGGAAAGGAAATATAGAGCTTTTATTATATGGACATGGAAATAGTCGCTCAGGTTGGTTTTACATATTAAAAAATAATGAGCAAATATCTCCTACTTACCATTATAGTGAAATTAATGATATATTCCTTCAAAAGTTACAAAAAATAATAGATGATATTGAAAGTGGAAAATATAATAATAAAAAAACTCCTAGTGAAAAAATTAGAATGATAGTTGAAGAAAGAGGTCTATATTCACTGATGAATAATACAAAGTGGAAAGAACTTATAACTGCTGTCAAAGAAAAAATACCTGATATTCCTATAAAGTATAAAACATTATTTCAAGAAGAAGCTCCTGCTTACTATTGGACAAT
It encodes:
- a CDS encoding DNA-3-methyladenine glycosylase I codes for the protein MKKIIRCDWANKSELEQKYHDEEWGIPVHDDKKLFKMLILEGKQAGLSWTTVLSKMETLCKAFDDFDPKIIVKYDDKKIEDLLKNEGVIRNKLKINAVITNAKEYFKLCEEFGSLDKYLWAYVDNKPIKNSWTKIEEVPAKTELSDKISKDLKKRGFKFVGSTIIYAFMQAVGMVNDHLVTCSFYNKSEEKK
- the cobA gene encoding uroporphyrinogen-III C-methyltransferase — its product is MKKGKAYIIGAGPGDFELLTLKAKRIIENADCIVYDRLISEDILKLAKKDAELIYLGKGNTEGGLIQDEINQTLVNKCLEGKNVARVKGGDPFVFGRGGEEIEALFKNKIEFEVVPGITSSISVPAYAGIPVTHRGLARSFHIFTGHTMENGKWHNFENIAKLEGTLVFLMGVKNLDLIVNDLIKHGKNSKTPVAIIEKGATKNQRVTVGNLENILELVEKNKITPPAITIIGEVVNLRETFKWFESEKLAKKILVTRDKKQAVEMSENISKRGGIPVELPFIEIENLKIDLKDLEKYKAILFNSPNGVKAFFENIKDIRCLANIKIGAVGIKTKEILEKYKIVPDFVPDEYLVDRLAEDVVKYTDENDNILIVTSDISPCDTDKYISLYKRNYEKVVAYNTKKLKVNREKVLETLKDVDIITFLSSSTVEAFYESLDGDFFILGDKKIASIGPMTSETIRRLGMKVDYEAEKYTANGVLDVIFGV
- a CDS encoding amidohydrolase → MLDKLFINGEIYSMKKEGEKFQSLGVKDGKINFLGTNDEAKNVSSKELIDLKGKMMIPGMADAHLHLYAYCQNLTFVDLSKVHDINEMVSLMKEKVKNTKKGDWIKGVNFDQSKWKENRFPTLEEMDSISKDNPVIIKRCCLHAVVANSKALEMACIGKNYQAGSGGIVELDKDGMPNGILREQSTKVFDDILPDPLKDIEVQKKIMQDVLNDMSSKGITTIHTYAAKIWQYNEDISIYKNFEKEEKLPLRVTVCIDELFEPEILTEEKLNNPYRKVQLGAYKIFSDGSMGSRSAALKAPYSDDPKNSGFMLFTQEELNNKILTGYEHGLQPAIHAIGDRALDMTLAAIEYTLKITKEKGMTDEEQKKRLPFRIIHVQMIDDDLLERMKKLPLVLDIQPIFLCTDLHWIEDRIGKERLKGSFALKTMEKSGLIQTGGSDCPVETYEPLKGIYAAVTRQDMEGYPIEGFLPEERLSVYEALCMYTKNVHYATGQESVLGTLEIGKFADLTVLEKNLFKIDEKEIKDVKVEQTYVAGNCVFMIK
- a CDS encoding amidohydrolase: MYADIIIKNAKCITVNNKKVFEWLAIKDEKIIAIDNGEKYNSLISKTTIILDAKGKSVLPGFIDSHFHLVQTAMNEEGVNLHNVSTFEEIGKKIKKANSKSKESIFGVRLEKENLQEKKFPDRKVLDKFSDDTPIWINNLDYQVSILNTYGLLYYKIPFRIDGIELDEKGAPTGIFRGKANATLRTNILNSYSNKNREENIRKLIPKLLKVGLTTVNAMEGGYMYSDKDANFIYEHIADFPIDIVLFYQCLDLDKVREKKLKRIGGSLYIDGTMGARTAALTFEYNDKPGEMGRLIFSQKELNVFVEECYINKLQLSLYTIGDRAIEIALNAHEYALEKTGIKGLRHRMEHVELASLSQIKRAKNLGIIFSMNPTYERYWGGPNKMYSERLGKRYVETNKFREIIDSGLTLCGGSDSDVCDYNPFVGIHSAVNHPVKKHRISLYEAIKMYTINGAYAIFEENNKGSLEIGKLADIIILDTDIFEINTESIDKVKVLCTIKSGKILYNTI
- a CDS encoding DUF6678 family protein; translation: MFKSLNPRSAEIIEQSSALYNLKWKGNIELLLYGHGNSRSGWFYILKNNEQISPTYHYSEINDIFLQKLQKIIDDIESGKYNNKKTPSEKIRMIVEERGLYSLMNNTKWKELITAVKEKIPDIPIKYKTLFQEEAPAYYWTIAGDEYFEYLNMSSVEWFKISCEIKEIKNRGRLIEDKFIIHNKKAEIYEILKKFYIPYEYDEIENAFLIYGYKS
- a CDS encoding AfsR/SARP family transcriptional regulator; translated protein: MLDIKFLGKVIIEYDGIDITDKFSAKTKALLSLLILNKDKSLNREKIISYLWPDSSEDSGRFNLRFNLWQLRNIIGLDENGNKFLHTGRSHCSINANYRYNCDIIDIKTFNLKENVTIKKLEELRKKFNGEFFEGFYFKNCNDFNESIILERSYFEEQKIKILLKLVSLYEIEKNYEKCNEILKELINIEPYDEEIALRILEIYEKNGKRSSAILFYEDFKKKFMTFLGIQPSEELEKKYLEIKSKDISKEKIDNKNKLTFKNKNELLLETHCVGEIEYYWTNNLLDKILENINISNYLNEKEIKDLGYINIKLFTDTLLMVPPKVRIINILLKLLEKLSDEYNLIIKIIHIEKIDYISKIFLEEIKRRDFITIKE
- the hemA gene encoding glutamyl-tRNA reductase, whose translation is MLDLENIIVIGISHENLSLLEREDFMRTRPKYIIEKLYKDKKINAYINLSTCLRTEFYIELNSNINTDEIKKLFSVDMVVKSGMKAIEYLFKVSCGFYSVIKGEDQILAQVKGAHAEALENEHSSKFLNIIFNKAIELGKKFRTKSRIAHNALSLEAISLKFIKSKFPNIEDKNIFILGIGELAQDILTLLTKEQLKNIYITNRTYHKAEQIKKKFDIINIVDYKEKYKEMIEADVIISATSAPHIVVEYDKFRPKMKEDKDYLFIDLAVPRDVDERLANFKNIEIQNLDDIWEVYNQNSINRDKLLEDYSYLIDEQMEKLIKSLNYYKEEKTDIFFQNTAQ
- the hemC gene encoding hydroxymethylbilane synthase produces the protein MKKNIIIGSRGSILALAQANLVKNKLEKNYPNLSFEIKEIVTSGDKDLKSNWENSDVSLKSFFTKEIEQELLDGDIDIAVHSMKDMPAISPKGLICGAIPDREDPRDVLVSKNGFLVTLPQGAKIGTSSLRRAMNLKAVRPDFEIKHLRGNIHTRLKKLETEDYDAIVLAAAGLKRTGFADKITEYLNGEVFPPAPAQGVLYIQCRENDEEIKEILKSIHNEAVAKIIEIEREFSKIFDGGCHTPMGCYSQINGDKIKFTAVYSDEGKQIKVVVEDDLAKGKEIAYMAAEVIKEKINKENIQ